The window aaaaatggctaaatgaattaaaatacaaatataaagcattcaaaagacacattcaaagatgttgatgaaatgcagtgcagtgttccctcgcttatcgcatgggataggttcccatttgaattttaatgaccaacTTACAAATTTTATTGGACAAgggaaattaagtgactcagaCATATTTAACTCTTGTGAGTATGGCTTGGTTTGTTCgcattaaacttccccggttctgtgccaaaacgggaactttttttttttttggactttaacAGAAAATACATACGACCAACATCACACATTAACAcattagcacacgctgttgttgtgaccATGTGGGCTCTATATATAGACATGCCGGGACGGAGTCttgaatcgactgcttgtatcgaagtgccaatattggagattttagCAGTTCGATATAATCCGAtattctattttgttttttttgcttatatTGGCCCAGGACACCCCCTCTATTTACTCTActccactatattgggtgatatcaGTGTAAAGGTGGTtatggggtgttacttcatgtctggagggctctaataatgttaaaaacagtatttagaaagttttaaacaggttttctatgctccaactacaaaaatactccatttacaaATCAGAAATGCTACTTTGCAGATCACAGTCGAGTCAGGAACCAAGTcatcgcgataaacaagggatctCTGTATTGATGACTATCACAGAAATTGCAAATCATAAAAAAGGAAAATCAAATAGGGTAGATAGGTGGTCGAGCTATTATAGAGTTGACTTGAGGCTTCAATGTGGTTGAAATCATGAAACACAGACTTCCTCAGTAAAACCAGCAGTGTTGGCAACAGTGCTTTCCAACAGCTGCTATCTGCACAcattttacctttatgcatgcACACAGACCCAGATTACAGGACATGGGCTTTTTTGCAACACACTCATGAGTGAACAACACACAAAGTCAAGGTCTGACAAATGCTCAGCGGAAAAAGCAAAAGCTACAACACCGTCAACCCCTTCGCAAGTCACATCTGGACTGAAGGGATTTGAGGGACAGAAACAGTTGCCTAAATTGGTCCTTCAGCACAGACAGGGACCTAATTAAGAAAAGTCACCAGCGTGATGAGCCATTTGACAAGATAATAACGGTTGAATTAAGTTTATGGTTAATCTTAGGGACGATCAGTAAGAAAACAGGTAACGTGAAGCTTGGATTGGATGACTTGGAGGGAGGGAAGTCCATTTTCTCAACATGTAAACTTAAACATGATCATGTCGCCACATAAAAACAGTCATGCCATTATTTTTACACAGCACCTGGTCCCTGAATGTGTCGTGCCCAATGCACGCATATAAAAAGTATAATGACCAACCTGAAACACGCTATTACAGATGATTAATCGCTAAAGAATTGTGTAGGgaagaagaaaatgaacaaaGGGTCTATGTGGAAGAATGAAGTTTCATAAGACTGCAAAGTGAGTTACATGTTTGTATAGTTCCTCTATTTTGTTCTGCTTAACTCATTAATTCATAGTAGTGAAACTGACACACAGTTTTTAACTTtacatgcaaaatgcaaaaataaaagcatttaaaaTGAGTGGTGTTGTGGAGCATGATTTCACTAACTGTTTGCGTTGGACGGTGCATAGATGGCTACTGCAAATAACGAATGCAGTGATTTTCAAATACGATCTTAGAGAGTGGAGCGCTGTCACCAGTAACGTGTGTGAACTAAAAAATCCTCGGGTTGAGTGACTTCTGTCAATAATAAAGAAGTGTTAATGCTAGCTACCAGGCAGACGCACGCTTTGTTAAGGTTAATAAGTACTGGATACTTATGGTGGGTGACAGTTGCTAGCCTGTTTTGCCTCTCGTGTAATTTTGCCAGCAGAACAGGTCTGATGTGGACAGCAGAGGCCAACTAGCGGAGCGAGTTCCATGTTCAAATAAGCTATTTGAACAGCTGCTGCGGCTCCTACAGCTCAATGCTTCATGAATGAAATGATCCTCAGCTAAGTAGCCGCGGCTAGCACGCTACGCTAACTTgacgctcagcagcagccggCACAGCAAGCCCGTGAAAAAGGCTGCCTCTGCTGACGACTTGGCGGTAGCACGCCGCGCCCCTCCCGGCTTTCCCCCGGCCTCTCACTCGGCTTGAGAGCGAAAATATCAGCCCTCCGGTCCAACTTACATATTTTACCACGCAGGCTCTGTAGAATCCGAATCTTCGCGTCGTCCTCTTCCGCCATGGTTGAGCGCTGACTTGCTGTCGCTGCTCGGGTGTATTCAGCGCCGCTTTATCATATCCGTTTATGAATGCAGGCAGGCAGAGTGGGAGAGACAGCCCCACTGCCGCGTTACGTCAGGATCCCTAAAAACACACAGCTTGCACACTGCTGCTTCACCACGTTTGGAGCCTGGATCATCATGATAGTTTGCTTGTCTCTTCATGTCGCTTGTGTGTTTACATGAACTGCAGCAACAATTGAATTCAGTGTACATACTTAACACATCCACGTTCTGTGAGTATTATATTCATTTGCTAAGTGGTTAGGGCATTGACCACTTAAATATACTATTTAATGGTCACACACAACAATTAATCGTCCTTAGAACCCGAGGTACCATTTTGGCAAGCAACAAAGGGAAGAATTTCTTGGATTGTCTTTCTGAGTGACGTCACTGTCAGCTTCAATCACAACTGCCACAAAGGTCAGTAAAAAGTTGGAGTGATCAGGAAGCTGTAGACAGACAGCACACCAAGCTAATGACAACGAAAACAGAGCCATACAGATTACAGGATTACTGCGTGTtcacaaaaaatgcagttgAGTCACTTCTCTGAATATGAAATATATGTAGAaaacaggagagaaaaaaacagccccatctCCTGGATCTGGTGGGACAATGCCCCGCTGCCTTTCGTTAATCAAGTCACTAGTTGGCTGAGTATGAGCTGACTTTTAACAATGGGTTCTATGATTTCTGTGTTAACGGAACCGCAGAATtggccgataaaaaaaaaaatctattgttAAAAGCGGAATCTCGCGGAAATGGACATAATgttaatgaaatgctgtcatcgtcaggcgaaggaacgtttgtgtggggaagtatttccccggcggaccgctcaatcgtagCGGAATCTcgtcacaaacactaaccccccccccgaactaaacatgtccaaACGGCGGCTTGAAACACTCTCAAAAGTTCGGGAAAAACTCCTCTGAcagagcatgaatggaagctagctgggtttccttagtttagcagagcatgctagtgcggctgtgtgtgtgtttgtgtgtgttcacaccatgttgtgttttaccacttCTTAATGTAATcgagcgttttacgatgcccgctgacgtcgTTCTGAGTGAAGTAAGGATAAGAGGGACacttattcttgcacccagcttgtcttcaaggaaaactgcactttaatctgcaatccttatgtgagacatgaacacgtcttctTTTTGTGCGTTCAGCAGATATAAAAAGATcttaaaagaggcagctaagaattcacgtaatgggacgcaactATTCAGCCCCTGAAGCCttttgaaaaaacctccaaaaaccaccaacaaggatacatttacatattgtgacctgcatattaacaaaGCGACAGCCACATCGGTATTGTAGACGCTAACGCTGAAGAGCTACTTTTATGGCGTAGTGATACCTCGCCATACCACACTGGCTGgctgctagccggctagcgactagcttcaccacatactcacaccacaccacaccacacgcTCACAGCGCCTCGCTCACAACAACAATTGTAAACTAGGTGTTTACTACACTTCAttcaattttcaaaatgtaatagaatttacaaacatcattttattgttttgtcaccgCTTGTTCTCAAACTGCCGTCCGTTCTGGTTCAGACACTGCTGCTGACAACGCAAAACTACGGAATCGCACTCGTCACAAAACAATTCCCTCGGTATTTGCGAGCAtccgcgttttttttttttgaatgaattTCTTTTCTTCAAAGTTTAGTCGGGCTGCCATAATTCATTTCAATGGGTTTAACctgcaatgaaaaaacaaataattgagaagagtgtgtacattttttgggacactTTGTATATATTTAGGGTCAGTCAGAGTCAAAAGGTTTGTTTGACAATTCCAATGGAAGTCTTTCTCACCAGTGCTTACTGTACAAGTGAGTGGTGAGTGTGATGtattttatcatatttttttacattatgttaTGCCATATTATtcaataaatattgattctgaactgctccagatgatgttgtagtgtagatgtttggagttgtttAGAAAGAATGTACTGGAAGATTGAGGGTTGACTGCGTTTGCTgatgggccacacggtggccaagtggttagcatgttggccacgcaacctttttgtatgttattattaaaagtagggcttagggttgggcatcgatgggaaccgggactaacattgcgATTCTCCCGGCAtcgttcatttttaaaaaatttcgaGTCCTCATTTCGATGACTGACCAACACGCCGAtgggaaaaaatgggagtgTGCACCACTAACATGATTGGACACGCCACGccggacttcttccaaccagtcaggtaagtaaaacaataaattatgtcgatcttatgccaacattgaagcagcaaacaaatgatACTTCACACTGAGAATACGGTGGCCAACTGAAATATCCAACTAACGTAAGGCCGTGTACTTTTTCCATAGACCTGACGACCTGACGTTGACGCTAGCTTTAGCCAAGATGTTGACAAGACCCGGCGAAGTGTTCCTCCATGCACACAGGTTAGTAGCAACATGAttaagttacactttgtctattctgAATCATAAGACACTGTCCAACACATAAACACCAGGAtatgtgaaatgtttttttcatgaggttttcaaaaataataataatttgtgtaacgtgtactcctatgtaaagagacttcaaaacatttactgtatgttcaaGTTCAGtggtttgatatttttgtacttgttgAAGAACTTTGGTGAGCGGTGAacatccaagaactttggtgAGCGCCCTCATTTacaccatgcaaacttttatgaccgtACCTCTGAAAAGAATATGATTCGAGAAtcattaggaaccggaatcggaACCAgaatcgctcaaattcaaacaatgacCAACCCTAGCAGAGAtgcgccgatcgatcggccTCATATTACAATCTGCCGATTTCCTTAAAACACgtagccgatcacaaaaaaacgATCGCCGTGCAGTGGCGACATGACAATTCCTGTCATGCCAACACAAacgtgacatgaatgtgcatgtctgctgtgtcacgttgggttgccaacacccgtattgagccgacaagggagGCACTTGGTCCTGTATTGCcacgagaatcaacactagtctgtgaaacctcaatggtttcagtttgacagcttgccacaggctacgccattccatgccagcgtgtttgatcaccccCTTTGTCAAACCTTTGGTGTTCGACTtttcttgcaactttctttacaCACCTTGCCTAAGTGTCACTGGTGGAAGCTAACCAGCCAGCTAGCTAGACGTATCCTTctcgtcttcggactccaaatgtgactttttaccacagtgacattttatttataaaacaaaCAGGCAATGTCGTTAATTcggagctcatttttgtcccatggGGAAGTGGcaatcacgttcatggggtacatactaactttttcaagtgtcacagGACAATTTTgttctcttgttgtcattaaaataattacagtatgtcctgtcctcaaaacactatttgtgtgccgttgtttaatgaacataaacacgtgTGTCCAGTCTTATGAGGGAAATACtatgacaggggtctcctagcTCACGGGCTGATTTTGAAGCTGAAGCTCCTAAAGGGTCACAGAATATTTCCTTCAtctcttagtagttttttattataactgttcagTTCAgactttatataatgacaaaatgagcacaaaatagcataacaacggtggccacactgtttgagggGAGacctgcttggtaaataaagtagtgaacaatttaaatgttgctagtcataaataaaacacaaatagcatatttaattttttttccaaaaatgcacatttcccctactttggtattaaaaaaaaaaaaaaaaaatcacagagctcaGCAAAGGGAGCTGCAACGAGGTGGCTGAATAGCCGCATGCAGCTCCGGAACCGCGGGTTGCCGACACCGGGACAAACGGAACTGGATGGATAGAAAAGGGaatcatttaaatattttgttacATTCTTAagttgtatttactgtatgtacagtgttGTGTTGTTGGTAAACGCTGTTATAATTTAGAAATAGATATATCATATGTTagtcaatattttacattggcTAGTGTTCACAAAATAATGAGCAGGTTTCTCAACCAACAAACAACAGGATGGAACTTTTTAgtatatgaatatttatttcaataattttACATGGTTTATACGGCCTGTGTATATCAAACACAACATAGTAGGAACTTTACCTGTGTTGTGTTTAAAACCAGAAGGGTTAcatttaaaacacaaaataatacatcatgtcgttgattttttttgtaacagaAGTGCATGAGAGTATAAAGTGCAACATACCAAGTCCAATTATATGGAATGGGATACCAAGAAATGTGAGTCCCCCTCCCCCATGTACATTTAAGATGTTGCCATCAACTGTTAAATGCATACCATTGTTAGAAAATACACCTCACTTCTGGGAATACTTTGTGAACATTTCCTTTTCTTGATCTTCCAGCCAGCAATCTGCTTTGCTAGCAATGCatagacaataaaatacagtctgTGTCTGTGAAAAGGTCTTCAAAACATCTATAAATTAGAAAAGTCACTCAGTGTAGTCTGTTCAGTATAGGACAACATTCCAGCAGACATTAgattttcaaagttttttttttttataaacattttGTTAAGTTCTGCTACAAAGACAACATTTTAGTCTACTCAAAGCAAGCACTTTCTCCCTCGCCTGTAGTAGGGTTTTAAAGGGTTTTAGAAAAAGGGTTCATCTTTACACACCCATTTCTTGGGCTTGTGTGCAGAAATGTAGTCGCCTTTAGAGTCTGAGGCATCCTTCCTTGACAGTTTGCAGGACTTCTCATGATCATTTAGACTTTTTGCTTCCAAGCTGTCCTATCAGAGTCTTTCTTTTGGACTCCTGGTTTGAGTCTCGATGGAaagaatgttttttcattttgtgtttcatttttgaaGGTGGCAAAGTGAACAGTGGCTCAGTGTGGGATGGTAAAGAGCGCTTACTGTGGGGGCACGTCATGTCCTGATGTGTCAAAGCTATTAACTCAGTTGTGTCTTCGGTTTTGGCCTTTATGATGGGAAAGTGtcctttttcctcatatttcatGTCAGGACTTTCTTGATTGTCATCATTCTCAGTTTTTATGCAGTTTTGGTTGTTGTCCTCACTCGAGTTGTCCAGATATTCAGGACATGGTCGAATGGTGTAACCTTCTCCTTCTGTCTCCTGGTGTTTTTTCTCATGGCTTCTCTTGGTGGCGAGGTAGAGAAACCGCTGAGGACAGAAGGAGCAGCGGAACTTCTTCTCTGGGTTGGGACTCCGGGGTGAATTATCAAAGCAGGAGCCATTTTCCATACAGCTGTTGCAGATGTAGTCATTGCCACCAGGTGTCTCCCCCGGGGGACCTTGTTTACCACAAGTACGACAGAAATATGGGTGGGAACCAATAATGTGTGCTCTCAAACCAGTCTCTGTGATAAAAGAGCTGTCACAAATGTCACAGTTGTAGTTTGTCCTTGGGCTGCAACTTCTGTTAAAGCGTTTCACATCTCCACTCCCGCCTAAGATACTGTCTCCTGTCTGGAAACTGTCCAATCGGGCCTCACTGGCACTGGGATCAGTTCTAACTGTATCACTGTAATGGTGAAACAAAGCTTGCCTGTGCTTGAACTTCagcttctttctcttctttttcgATTTGTAAGAATAGTAGGGACGCCAAGGCTTGTCAGCCATGTCACACTCATTGGGATCATCATATGTCTCGGACATTATACCTGTAATCTCTGGTCTGAGGCGCAGCCTGGGGCTCTCTAAATTGTCACCTGTTGAATGGACTTGGCTGTCGCTCTCCACCCCCTCcagttttcttattttctttttccttcGTGGGAAGAGCTTGGAGCCCTTGATTCTGCGGCGGATGATGGCTTCGTCACCGATTTTCACAGTTATCTGGCAGAGTGGCATTGCGTCACCATCTGCGGATGGACCCGGGCATACAGGTTTGGCAATGTAGGTTTCTGTCTTGGCTCCCGCCGTCTTATCGAGCCTCAACTTCTCAGTACTTGACTGAAGCATTTCCTTAGTCATTTTTTCAACACTTTTTGCAGAAGCAGATAACTCGCTAAGCTTATCGACTGTATTCAGTGAGTTTAGGAATGTCACATTTTGACTGATGTGATGTGACTTAATTGCATCAAGAGTGTTATTATCCGCTGGGGATGTCTCTGGATCCAGTTGCAAAGGGACGGCACTGTCAAAGTTCATGAAGGGTGAACTTTCATGCTCAACATCTTTATCTGTGTCTTTCTGGTGATGATTTTGGTACAAAGTGGGTTGAATACCTGTTTCGCAGGGCTTGTCAACACTGATGCGAGGCATGAAAGGCGCTACCATTGTTGTCGTTGCCATGAACGTTAAAGGCAATGGAACACCATCATGATGGCTGCTTCCTTCTAACTGAGGGCTGAGAGGATTGCTCTCCAGTGGAGCTTGATAGTCTTTTTCATCACCCTCTGAATATGTTTGACTGTATGTCTTGTATCGTCTTTTCCTGAACTTCATTGGCAGAAGTCTGTAGAGTTTGATCGGATAAACACTGGCTTTCAGACCACCATTGGCAGATTTTCGCTTAATGGATAGTGTCGGATCAATCCCATGAAAAGACTTCTGATGGTTCTTTAAGATGTAATACGTCATGAATGTTTCCAGGCAGAAAATGCACTGGTAGCGGCGTTCACCTGTGTGCCAGATTTCATGCTTGGTACGGTACTCTGCCAGTGCAAACACTTTATTACAATAATGACAGGGATAAGCCCTCTGCCAGGAATGTACATTCTCATGCCGTTTCAGACTGGAAAGTGTTACATAGACACGTTTACATACACTGCAGTGGTATCTCCTCTGGCTGCTACCTGgcctttttacattttcagcCTTTGGAGAATCTAATTGATCGGGAAGAACGGGCCCAGTCGTGGGCTTGTCAACAGAAAAAAGGTGAGTTCTGATGTTCTCCTCCCTCAACACGCTACCTGAATGTAGGTCCACCTCTGTGACAGCTATGTCACTGCATTCTAGTTCGGCTTTCCCTCTCATAGCTTTAGGACAGTTCTGCTCATGGTTGCGCAGCCGCTTGAGGTGTATAAATTTTTTGTCACAAAACTTGCAAAACAAATAACTAACTGAACACTTTTTATGTACTTCGGAGTGAATGGCAAGAAGAGCTTCATTTGTGAATATCTCTGGACAGTGCTCACATCCGTAGATTGAGATGCTGTCCTCCATGTGCGGGGAAAGAGTCCGAGGATTTGAGTCCATCTGCACATGGCCATTGGCCAAAGGAATCACGGCATCTGTAGGCTTGTTTTTGTCTGCCTGTGGGAAGAGTGGAGGTGCTAAAGCTGCACCCTCAGCCAATGTTGGagttaaagtattttttttttctgcgtgtGGTTCACTTGGTGTTGGAAGTATATTGCGAAAAGTACCTTGTAGCCTGTGGCGCTTTTTGAGTGGGCCTGTGTTCTGGTAAGTTGGTTGCTTGGGCTCTAATGTTGCTGATTTAGACACCTTGCTGACCCACTGACTGGTCTGACCCTTTTCTTCAGTTACTTGATTAAGAGCATATGAATGCTCTGAGAAGGTGTGGGTGGTTTCATTGATCCCAATAAGGCTGGAGGATGCTGGGCAACTTGCAGGGAGTTGCCCCTCATCTGGTGACTGTCTTCCCTCTTCAACAGGGGTGAATGGATTGTTCCCAGGACACACCTCAGTGATAGAGAAAGCATTGGTGATTCGTGGTCCTCTAGCACCATCAATCTCCTCAAGCCTGGTGGCCTCTTCCCGTGCGTGTTTACGCACAGTGGCTGTGCTCCATTTTGTGGATCTAACACATTCTGGTACATTTTGAGTTTTGTCCTGCCTCTCTTGCTCCGCAAGCTTTGCCAAAAAAGAAATGCCCAGTTTTTTCCCTGCTGCTACAAGTTCCCTGTTGTTGTCAGCACAAGGTGATGTCACCTTTGAGGAATAGATGAAATTGAGGACACAGGCGAAAACCTCAGACTTAAGGTCCAGCAGTTCCAACACCTGGCTAGAACTCCACGTCTCAGTTGTCAGAGCATTCTTGAAGTAGCTACTGCAAGCTGCCAGGATGTTCTTGTGGGCTCGGAACTTCACATCCTCCACCACAATAATCACGTCACAAAAAAGGCCTTGTGAGCGCTGCTCGTTGAGCTTGCTAAGCACAATGTGAGGGTGAAAACTATCCATCAGGTTCTAATTGCAGTGAGACATCGCagcaatctaaaaaaaacaaaaaaaagaaggaagaagTCATATTAGTGGAACAGAACACAGAAAAACATCACATTCaaacaagaattaaaaaaaatgcccaCAAAACAATGAAGCTCTTATAGTATCAcaacactagatggcagtaatgCCCTGACAGATACACCACCAAGCCACCAGGTCAACATTCATCTTACATAAATCCTTGGCTGTATGTTTTGGGCCACACATTATCCTGCTTTTGTAATACTTTAAAAGTGATGTGACTGTTTTTGCTTGATTTGGAATCTCGCTTGGTttttaataatgatgatgataaaagatttttaaaaaatagtccAGGACAGTACTGTGACTGTAAGAGAAAATACTCGTGATAGTACTACAGTATGCTGTAACCGGTTTTCTCTGTTGAGGTGTGTGGAAATGATTGCAAAGTATAATTTGTGAATTTGCATGAAGACACACAGGAAGTTACAGTCCATTCATTCACTGCCACTTTGAAAGAAGATGCACCttacagcatgaagttgttacTTGGGCCTACTCATATCAAGCGGCACTGTGGTCTGAGTCACACTGAATCATTTAGCATGTCTCACTAAGTCTTTCACTtgcactgtttttttctgcagtttCTCCTCACCAATGCATGTGATCAGTGTTACAATGTTGGATACAATGTTATCACCAATTCACTGCCATACTTGATCCCAAGTTGGCTACTACTTGCAACTCtgcagggaacacatttatgatTGTGAGCCTTCCGTTTGAGAAGTACTTCAATACTAGAGAACACAAGTTTTCCACAAACTATTTAGATGTTTTGTGCATTAACCTGTACATTTATATTGCAGATATTTACTTATTGACCAttaaaagggactgtatgcagcgagttcctccagctgcctaaCATTCACATGTACTGTTGGCATTATATTCCGCCTCTTTTTGCTTTGACTACACTGGTGTAACACAGGCACGCGCActagttacagtatatttgttgtcagctaatgatagaaATTAGGCAAAGTTTAGCCACTAATGTTTGCTATCATTGAATGGACAGCctatcataacaacaacatgaaagTAAAATGTTGCtggcttctctgagactgcttgtgtttgtgtgtgtgcgtgtggataCGCATGacctgcatacagtccctttgaCATTggtctgtgtttttatgtttatcTTGGGCAATGGACATTGTCTGTACATTTGTTTGATATGTTaacatccatcttttatgccacttatcctcactcgggtcgcgggtatgctggagccatatcccagctgacttcgggcgagaggcggggtacacccttgactgtcCGCcagtcattcacactcacattcatacctatggacaatttagagattGCCAACTAATTAATTTAATCTGGACCcatatcttcccgatctcctggctgtgtggccaacatgataaccactaggccaccatgcggccctttGCTATGCTAACATTATGATTCGATTTCAAAGAGGTCAGGTGGTGGTATGAGAAATGCAATATGGCCGCCACACTTCTCATGTGTGCTGAAAATGCAACTGCCCTCTTCCCCTTCTTTCTCCGACAGGCCTATGTTGTCATAGCAACCTGCTACTGCGCAGTATTTCTTGGGATGGAGCTGGGTGgcatctttttgcattttattttatgtagttTTAAGAGTAGACTACAAAACAATGCAATCTTTCCCCCCCCTTGAAGCTTCTTTGCATCTGTTACTTTGTCCGCAGCAGTCGTGCC is drawn from Dunckerocampus dactyliophorus isolate RoL2022-P2 chromosome 12, RoL_Ddac_1.1, whole genome shotgun sequence and contains these coding sequences:
- the zbtb38 gene encoding zinc finger and BTB domain-containing protein 38; its protein translation is MDSFHPHIVLSKLNEQRSQGLFCDVIIVVEDVKFRAHKNILAACSSYFKNALTTETWSSSQVLELLDLKSEVFACVLNFIYSSKVTSPCADNNRELVAAGKKLGISFLAKLAEQERQDKTQNVPECVRSTKWSTATVRKHAREEATRLEEIDGARGPRITNAFSITEVCPGNNPFTPVEEGRQSPDEGQLPASCPASSSLIGINETTHTFSEHSYALNQVTEEKGQTSQWVSKVSKSATLEPKQPTYQNTGPLKKRHRLQGTFRNILPTPSEPHAEKKNTLTPTLAEGAALAPPLFPQADKNKPTDAVIPLANGHVQMDSNPRTLSPHMEDSISIYGCEHCPEIFTNEALLAIHSEVHKKCSVSYLFCKFCDKKFIHLKRLRNHEQNCPKAMRGKAELECSDIAVTEVDLHSGSVLREENIRTHLFSVDKPTTGPVLPDQLDSPKAENVKRPGSSQRRYHCSVCKRVYVTLSSLKRHENVHSWQRAYPCHYCNKVFALAEYRTKHEIWHTGERRYQCIFCLETFMTYYILKNHQKSFHGIDPTLSIKRKSANGGLKASVYPIKLYRLLPMKFRKRRYKTYSQTYSEGDEKDYQAPLESNPLSPQLEGSSHHDGVPLPLTFMATTTMVAPFMPRISVDKPCETGIQPTLYQNHHQKDTDKDVEHESSPFMNFDSAVPLQLDPETSPADNNTLDAIKSHHISQNVTFLNSLNTVDKLSELSASAKSVEKMTKEMLQSSTEKLRLDKTAGAKTETYIAKPVCPGPSADGDAMPLCQITVKIGDEAIIRRRIKGSKLFPRRKKKIRKLEGVESDSQVHSTGDNLESPRLRLRPEITGIMSETYDDPNECDMADKPWRPYYSYKSKKKRKKLKFKHRQALFHHYSDTVRTDPSASEARLDSFQTGDSILGGSGDVKRFNRSCSPRTNYNCDICDSSFITETGLRAHIIGSHPYFCRTCGKQGPPGETPGGNDYICNSCMENGSCFDNSPRSPNPEKKFRCSFCPQRFLYLATKRSHEKKHQETEGEGYTIRPCPEYLDNSSEDNNQNCIKTENDDNQESPDMKYEEKGHFPIIKAKTEDTTELIALTHQDMTCPHSKRSLPSHTEPLFTLPPSKMKHKMKKHSFHRDSNQESKRKTLIGQLGSKKSK